From candidate division KSB1 bacterium, a single genomic window includes:
- the pth gene encoding aminoacyl-tRNA hydrolase, protein MGEVAKAVIGLGNPGRTYARTRHNVGFLVADALAKRVGARFSVKTRLYVLAQAEVESVGLVVAKPLTYMNNSGQAVAALMRQHRLPPEALLIVHDDVNLPFGRLRLRAKGSDGGHNGVASVIAHTGTEHFARLRVGLGAHFPPGQMVDYVLSKFSREEWQALQGVIERAVEACLTFVTASIAEAMNQFNPEY, encoded by the coding sequence ATGGGAGAGGTGGCGAAGGCCGTTATCGGGTTGGGCAACCCCGGCCGCACCTATGCCAGGACCCGCCACAATGTAGGCTTCCTGGTAGCAGATGCACTGGCCAAGCGGGTGGGCGCCAGGTTTTCGGTCAAGACCCGCCTCTACGTCTTGGCCCAGGCAGAGGTGGAAAGTGTGGGGTTGGTAGTGGCCAAGCCGCTCACCTACATGAACAACAGCGGTCAGGCGGTGGCTGCTTTGATGCGGCAGCACAGGCTCCCGCCTGAGGCACTCCTAATCGTCCACGACGACGTCAACCTCCCCTTTGGGCGACTGCGGCTCCGAGCCAAGGGAAGCGACGGTGGGCACAACGGGGTGGCTTCGGTCATCGCTCATACCGGTACCGAACATTTTGCGCGTCTGCGCGTAGGTCTCGGTGCCCATTTTCCGCCTGGACAGATGGTCGATTATGTGTTGTCCAAATTTAGCCGGGAGGAGTGGCAAGCACTGCAGGGTGTGATCGAACGCGCCGTCGAAGCGTGTCTAACCTTCGTCACCGCCTCGATCGCAGAGGCCATGAACCAGTTCAACCCAGAGTACTAG
- a CDS encoding 50S ribosomal protein L25 produces the protein MVTLICEKRDKTGKQAAKQLRRRGMVPGIYYIGGENSVPIAVEEKALRAVLQSDANIVDAQVDGKGVKCVIREVQFDPLRDVPVHVDLLGVRMDQKVSIMVPVRLVGVPQGVKVGGGILQQVLREIEVEALPDELPEHIDVDVSNLSVGESIHVRDIVLERAHILTDPALSVASVTAPTVAREVAEAPAAEALAAEEEAEAGGEKEEQ, from the coding sequence ATGGTTACATTGATTTGTGAGAAGCGCGACAAGACTGGAAAACAGGCAGCCAAGCAGCTCCGCCGACGGGGGATGGTCCCCGGTATTTACTACATCGGTGGTGAGAACTCGGTACCGATAGCCGTGGAAGAGAAGGCACTGCGTGCGGTACTCCAGAGTGATGCCAACATTGTGGACGCACAAGTCGACGGTAAGGGGGTCAAGTGCGTGATTCGCGAGGTGCAGTTTGATCCGCTGCGTGACGTGCCGGTGCATGTGGACCTCCTGGGAGTGAGGATGGACCAGAAGGTCAGTATCATGGTGCCGGTGCGCCTGGTTGGTGTGCCGCAAGGGGTGAAGGTAGGCGGTGGCATTCTGCAGCAGGTATTGCGCGAGATCGAGGTTGAGGCACTTCCTGATGAGCTCCCGGAACATATCGACGTTGATGTGTCCAATTTATCCGTAGGCGAATCCATCCACGTGCGGGATATTGTCCTTGAGCGTGCGCATATCCTGACCGACCCGGCCTTGTCGGTGGCGTCGGTTACTGCCCCGACGGTGGCCCGCGAGGTGGCTGAGGCGCCCGCAGCCGAAGCCCTGGCAGCCGAGGAGGAGGCAGAAGCGGGAGGCGAAAAGGAGGAGCAATAG
- a CDS encoding ribose-phosphate pyrophosphokinase, which produces MPEKLKVFYGSANVPLAEKICRCLRVKPGAITRKRFSDGEIWVKYEENIRGADCFLIQPTNAPAENLMELLVMIDAARRASAKRITAVIPYFGYARQDRKDQPRVAITAKLVANLLTTAGADRVLTMDLHAPQLQGFFDIPVDHLYSAMVACKYVQNLRIPDLVIVSPDVGGIQIARAYARRLHAPLAVVDKRRPRPNVAEVHTIIGDVAGKNVMLVDDIVDTGNTLCESARFLKNRGAKEVYALCTHAVLSGSAIDNIRASDLTFLVVTDTIALPPEKRIDKLRVISVADVFAEGIERIHKGDSISKLFSVN; this is translated from the coding sequence ATGCCCGAGAAGTTGAAAGTGTTCTATGGTTCAGCAAATGTGCCGCTGGCGGAGAAGATTTGTCGGTGCCTTCGTGTCAAGCCCGGGGCAATCACCCGCAAACGTTTCAGCGACGGCGAAATTTGGGTCAAGTACGAGGAGAACATTCGCGGCGCCGACTGCTTTCTGATTCAGCCCACCAACGCGCCTGCCGAGAATCTCATGGAGTTGTTAGTGATGATCGACGCGGCGCGACGCGCTTCGGCTAAGCGCATTACGGCGGTCATCCCCTACTTTGGCTACGCACGACAGGACCGCAAGGACCAACCGCGGGTGGCCATTACGGCCAAGCTCGTGGCGAATCTCTTGACCACTGCCGGGGCTGACCGCGTCTTGACCATGGACCTGCATGCGCCGCAGCTCCAGGGCTTCTTCGACATCCCTGTAGATCACCTCTACTCCGCCATGGTGGCCTGCAAGTACGTGCAGAACCTACGCATTCCGGACCTGGTGATTGTGTCGCCGGATGTGGGTGGCATCCAAATTGCGCGCGCGTATGCCCGTCGCCTCCACGCGCCCTTGGCAGTTGTAGACAAGCGCCGCCCGCGGCCGAATGTGGCGGAAGTCCACACTATTATCGGCGATGTGGCAGGAAAGAACGTGATGCTCGTAGATGACATTGTGGACACCGGCAACACACTGTGCGAGTCTGCGAGATTTCTCAAGAACCGGGGAGCCAAGGAGGTCTACGCGCTCTGCACCCACGCGGTTTTATCGGGGTCCGCTATCGATAACATCCGGGCGTCCGACCTGACGTTCTTGGTGGTGACCGATACTATCGCATTGCCGCCGGAAAAGCGCATTGATAAGCTGCGGGTAATTTCCGTGGCCGATGTGTTCGCCGAGGGGATCGAGCGCATCCATAAGGGGGATTCTATCAGCAAGTTGTTTAGTGTCAATTGA
- a CDS encoding SpoVG family protein: MEITEVSITLREEERLKAFVNVTFDNVFVVRGMKVIHGNTGYFVSMPSRKAEDGTYRDIAHPVTPEFREYLEKTVLAVYRKKLMEEKGLTEDQLPPELR, from the coding sequence ATGGAAATCACCGAGGTCTCAATTACCCTCCGCGAGGAGGAGAGGCTGAAAGCGTTCGTCAACGTCACGTTTGACAACGTGTTCGTCGTGCGGGGTATGAAAGTGATTCACGGCAATACGGGCTATTTTGTGAGCATGCCCAGCCGCAAGGCTGAAGACGGCACCTACCGCGACATTGCCCACCCCGTCACGCCCGAGTTTCGGGAGTACCTCGAGAAGACGGTTCTGGCTGTGTATCGCAAGAAGTTGATGGAAGAGAAAGGTTTGACCGAAGACCAGCTTCCGCCGGAGCTGCGTTGA
- the ispE gene encoding 4-(cytidine 5'-diphospho)-2-C-methyl-D-erythritol kinase, translating into MRVVRLRSYAKINLGLRILGKRADGYHDIWTIFQQVSLADELVLETQPHQLEVLCDHPSVAKGEENLCWRAAAALKQATGCHHGVRINVRKRIPVGAGLGGGSSNAAVVLAALNVLWGTGLKQAELMDLAATLGSDVPFFLLGGTAVGEGRGERLTPVALSDDYWCVVAMPNVEISTRWAYSAAKFDLTKSQKCSTFSSLAEELSDRARWPSILGNDFEQVVFDAYPSIATLKAELTQEGSFYCSLSGSGGAVFGLFARRDRALQARLRVAKSALAFVVRPIRWGCEGITKAIAEQLSTA; encoded by the coding sequence ATGCGAGTAGTCAGGCTGCGTTCCTACGCCAAAATAAACCTCGGCTTGCGCATTTTGGGAAAACGGGCGGACGGCTACCATGACATCTGGACCATCTTCCAGCAGGTGTCGTTGGCCGATGAACTGGTGCTGGAGACGCAGCCGCATCAGTTGGAGGTGCTGTGCGACCACCCCTCGGTGGCAAAAGGTGAAGAGAACCTTTGTTGGCGAGCGGCTGCGGCACTCAAGCAAGCCACCGGGTGCCACCACGGCGTCCGCATCAACGTGCGGAAGCGCATTCCTGTAGGCGCAGGACTGGGCGGTGGCAGCAGCAATGCCGCGGTCGTGCTGGCCGCACTTAACGTGCTTTGGGGCACAGGGCTGAAACAAGCCGAACTAATGGACCTGGCAGCGACGCTTGGCTCGGACGTGCCATTCTTCCTCCTGGGGGGCACAGCAGTAGGGGAAGGGCGAGGCGAGCGCTTGACTCCGGTGGCGCTGTCTGATGACTACTGGTGCGTGGTGGCAATGCCAAATGTCGAAATATCTACAAGATGGGCTTACAGCGCGGCCAAATTTGACTTGACAAAGAGCCAGAAATGTAGTACATTTTCAAGCCTTGCAGAGGAGCTCTCTGACCGCGCGCGGTGGCCGAGCATCTTGGGCAACGACTTTGAGCAAGTCGTTTTTGACGCTTATCCTTCCATCGCCACGCTCAAAGCAGAGCTGACGCAGGAGGGGAGTTTCTATTGTAGCTTATCAGGCAGCGGCGGTGCTGTGTTTGGGCTCTTTGCGCGCCGAGATCGGGCCCTGCAGGCCCGACTGAGGGTGGCCAAGTCGGCCCTCGCATTCGTTGTACGACCAATCAGATGGGGTTGCGAGGGTATTACGAAGGCCATAGCCGAACAGCTGAGCACCGCGTAG
- a CDS encoding BMC domain-containing protein: MTLDALGLIETKGLVGAIEAADAMVKAAKVQLIGKEKVGGGYVTVMVRGDVGAVKAAVDAGAAAAEKVGELVSVHVIPRPHADVEMILPKRPNVEVTE, from the coding sequence ATGACGCTCGATGCCCTGGGATTGATCGAGACCAAGGGCCTGGTGGGTGCCATCGAAGCGGCAGATGCGATGGTGAAGGCGGCTAAGGTGCAGCTCATCGGCAAAGAGAAGGTGGGCGGCGGTTATGTGACGGTGATGGTCCGCGGCGACGTGGGGGCGGTGAAGGCGGCAGTGGATGCCGGTGCGGCAGCAGCGGAAAAGGTGGGGGAGCTGGTTTCCGTCCATGTCATTCCGCGGCCACATGCAGACGTGGAGATGATTTTGCCCAAGCGCCCCAACGTGGAGGTCACTGAGTAA
- a CDS encoding M2 family metallopeptidase, producing MRKEKGVLFMMAGAMIGLAAGCGRPTLDGEARAFIEAHVQAVQPLEKAMNLAYWQANVTGDQASYQLYAEYQLALRRVLSDTAAFAKVKALKESKQVRDPRLARQVTLLYNQYLANQIPPDLLEEITRLSTRVEETFNTFQPVMDGKPVSTNDIADILRLSTDSEQRRRAWEAGKEVGGKVAPDLLRLVKLRNEAARRLGFPNYYSMAVELAELDEEGLVTIFQELAELTDEPFRRLKAKVDSILAAQYGLSPEQLRPWHYHDPFFQEAPRIYEFDIDGYYREQDVVRLARTFFAGLGLEVDSVLARSDLYERAGKNPHAFCTDIDREGDVRVLANVRNDARWMDTMLHELGHAVYDVYIDRRLPYVLREPAQAFTTEGIAEFFGRLAFNPLWVQGMLGLSDQQREAIQDAMNESTRLKQLVFCRWCQVMVNFERELYRDPDQDLNRLWWDLVERYQLVHRPERRDAPDWAAKIHFSSSPVYYHNYMLGELMASQLHHSLVSKVLKRPAGSEVGYVGERRVGVFLKKHIFAPGTLYHWNDLITRATGQPLTAAYFAEQFAKP from the coding sequence ATGCGGAAAGAAAAGGGAGTCCTCTTTATGATGGCCGGAGCCATGATCGGGTTGGCGGCTGGATGTGGCCGCCCTACACTGGACGGAGAAGCACGCGCGTTCATCGAGGCACACGTGCAGGCGGTACAGCCGCTGGAAAAGGCCATGAACTTGGCGTACTGGCAGGCCAACGTGACCGGTGACCAGGCCTCGTACCAGCTGTACGCGGAATATCAGCTTGCTCTTCGGCGAGTGCTGTCGGACACCGCAGCCTTTGCCAAGGTGAAGGCGTTGAAAGAGTCGAAGCAGGTGCGTGATCCGCGCTTAGCGCGCCAGGTGACGTTGCTCTATAACCAATACCTCGCCAACCAGATCCCTCCCGACTTGCTCGAAGAGATCACTCGCCTCAGCACCAGAGTGGAAGAGACCTTTAACACCTTTCAGCCGGTAATGGACGGTAAACCTGTCAGCACCAACGACATTGCTGATATCCTGCGCCTCTCCACCGATAGCGAGCAGCGTCGTCGGGCGTGGGAGGCAGGCAAAGAGGTGGGTGGCAAGGTCGCGCCTGACCTCCTTCGTCTTGTCAAGCTGCGCAACGAGGCGGCACGGCGCCTTGGTTTCCCCAACTACTACTCCATGGCGGTGGAGCTGGCGGAACTAGACGAGGAAGGGTTGGTGACCATTTTCCAAGAGCTGGCCGAGTTGACCGACGAGCCTTTTCGCCGCCTCAAGGCCAAGGTGGACTCTATCTTGGCCGCCCAGTACGGCCTCAGCCCGGAGCAGCTACGGCCATGGCATTACCACGACCCGTTTTTCCAAGAGGCACCGCGGATTTACGAGTTCGACATTGACGGCTACTATCGGGAACAAGACGTGGTGCGGCTGGCACGCACCTTCTTTGCCGGGTTAGGGCTAGAGGTGGATTCAGTGCTGGCACGGAGCGACCTCTATGAGAGGGCTGGGAAGAATCCACATGCATTCTGTACCGACATCGATCGTGAGGGCGACGTGCGCGTCCTGGCCAACGTGCGCAATGACGCCCGTTGGATGGATACCATGCTCCACGAGCTTGGGCACGCTGTCTACGACGTCTACATTGACCGCCGGCTGCCCTACGTGCTGCGGGAACCGGCCCAGGCCTTCACCACTGAGGGCATCGCAGAGTTTTTTGGCCGTTTGGCGTTCAATCCGTTGTGGGTTCAGGGGATGTTGGGCCTTAGCGACCAGCAGCGCGAGGCAATCCAGGACGCCATGAACGAGAGTACTCGGCTGAAACAATTGGTCTTCTGCCGCTGGTGCCAGGTGATGGTCAACTTCGAGCGGGAACTGTATCGCGATCCGGATCAAGACCTCAACCGTTTATGGTGGGATTTGGTCGAGAGGTACCAGTTGGTTCACCGGCCTGAGCGGAGGGATGCGCCAGACTGGGCCGCCAAAATCCACTTCTCCTCATCCCCTGTTTATTACCACAACTACATGCTGGGTGAACTCATGGCCTCTCAATTGCATCACAGCCTGGTGAGCAAAGTCCTTAAGCGCCCAGCGGGCAGCGAGGTTGGATACGTGGGAGAGCGGAGAGTGGGGGTTTTCTTGAAGAAGCACATCTTCGCGCCGGGGACTCTGTACCACTGGAATGACCTCATCACCAGGGCCACTGGGCAGCCGCTCACGGCAGCGTATTTTGCCGAGCAGTTCGCCAAACCGTAG
- a CDS encoding manganese efflux pump MntP family protein translates to MELVTVAIIALGLAMDATAVAAGIGATLDPWRARTILRLAFHFGLFQFFMPLVGWGIGEVVSSWVGRYDHWMAFALLAGVAGHMLYQSRRPAELPKNDPTRGLSLVLLSLATSIDALAVGLSLAVLRMPVLYASGIIGVVAFALSGIGGVVGHTTRKFFGRSAQVAGALILLAVAIRIVVSHLGRGI, encoded by the coding sequence ATGGAACTTGTGACGGTAGCGATCATTGCCCTTGGCCTTGCCATGGACGCGACCGCCGTAGCTGCGGGAATAGGCGCTACTCTCGACCCATGGCGGGCACGCACGATTCTGCGCCTTGCGTTTCATTTTGGGCTCTTCCAGTTCTTCATGCCATTGGTCGGGTGGGGGATCGGCGAAGTGGTCAGCAGTTGGGTCGGGCGTTACGACCATTGGATGGCCTTTGCGCTCCTTGCGGGCGTAGCTGGGCACATGCTCTACCAGAGCCGGCGTCCTGCAGAGCTCCCGAAAAACGACCCTACGCGAGGGCTTTCGCTGGTTTTACTGTCACTGGCAACCAGTATCGATGCGCTGGCAGTAGGTCTGTCCCTGGCGGTATTGAGGATGCCGGTGTTATATGCTAGCGGGATCATCGGAGTAGTGGCTTTTGCGCTCAGCGGCATAGGAGGTGTGGTTGGACACACGACGCGCAAGTTCTTTGGCCGGAGCGCACAGGTAGCGGGCGCCCTGATTCTTTTGGCAGTGGCCATCCGCATCGTGGTCTCCCACCTGGGGCGAGGAATATGA
- a CDS encoding Hsp20/alpha crystallin family protein, which produces MPTGIRLAGAQFAEGGDEPGVRRGVILTKNVSYWVSDLGWSPNTDIFETEQALVIRLELAGVQRDHMEITLRENTLTIRGYRHTGHQAQRVYFHQAEISYGPFEKVLVLPERVVPGAIEARYREGFLEITIDKNEGSLHQAREVQIED; this is translated from the coding sequence ATGCCGACCGGGATAAGGCTCGCCGGTGCGCAATTTGCCGAAGGGGGCGACGAGCCAGGCGTCAGACGGGGGGTAATCTTGACCAAGAACGTGAGCTACTGGGTCAGTGACCTGGGGTGGAGTCCCAACACCGACATTTTCGAGACCGAGCAGGCACTTGTGATCCGCCTGGAGCTCGCCGGGGTACAGCGCGACCACATGGAGATCACCTTGCGGGAAAACACGCTCACCATACGCGGGTATCGGCACACCGGGCACCAGGCGCAAAGGGTGTACTTCCATCAGGCCGAGATCAGCTACGGGCCCTTCGAGAAGGTTCTCGTTCTGCCGGAGCGCGTGGTTCCCGGAGCCATCGAGGCGCGCTACCGCGAGGGCTTTTTGGAGATCACCATCGACAAGAATGAGGGGAGCCTGCACCAGGCACGTGAGGTGCAAATCGAAGATTGA
- the lon gene encoding endopeptidase La has product MTEQDNNVIPESPAKIEIPDELPVLPLRDTVVFPFVATPLIVARRPSVQLIDDVLSGNRLLALVAQRKPELEEPRPEDIYTVGTAAIVLKMLKFPDGSLRVLVQGIERVKVLEYTSSEPYYRARIKVVRESYRPSTKIEALMRNVQIQFQKIVSLVPHLPDELQVVAMNLQDPGRLADLVASNINLNLQEKQEILEHADVEKRLERLTVFLTRELEVLELGSKIQSQVQSELGKNQREYFLREQLKAIQQELGIGDERSAEINELRKAIEEAKMPEQAYKEAMRELDRLAKMQPGAAEYTVSRTYIDWLVSLPWSISTEDNLDIEAARRVLDEDHYDLEKVKERILEYLAVRKLKPDSKGPILCFVGPPGVGKTSLGRSIARALGRKFVRMSLGGVRDEAEIRGHRRTYIGALPGRIIQGLKNARANNPVFMLDEVDKIGADFRGDPSSALLEVLDPEQNFSFSDHYLEVPFDLSKVMFITTANVLDTIPPALRDRMEVLELPGYIAEEKLQIAFKYLIPRQIEENGLKPKHITFTRAAVRKIIQEYTREAGVRNLEREIASICRKVAKDVAAHGDTKHIVTPDKLQDYLGPAKYFSEVKERTSEPGVATGLAWTPVGGDILFVEATKMRGSNKLTLTGQLGEVMRESAQAALSYVRSRAAQLGIQEDVFEKYDIHVHVPEGAIPKDGPSAGVTIATSLVSLLTDRPIRSDIAMTGEITLRGKVLPVGGIKEKVLAARRAGIRHVILPRKNEKDLAEIPEELRKEITFYFVDTMDQVLELALRKNGRLRSRG; this is encoded by the coding sequence ATGACGGAACAGGACAACAACGTCATTCCTGAATCGCCGGCCAAGATCGAAATACCAGATGAGTTGCCGGTTCTGCCGCTGCGCGACACTGTGGTTTTTCCCTTTGTGGCCACGCCACTCATCGTGGCCAGGAGGCCGTCGGTCCAACTCATCGACGATGTGCTGAGTGGCAACCGGCTGTTGGCGCTCGTGGCACAGCGCAAGCCGGAGCTGGAGGAGCCGCGCCCCGAGGACATCTACACGGTCGGCACCGCAGCCATTGTGCTGAAGATGCTCAAGTTCCCCGACGGGAGCTTGCGGGTCCTGGTCCAGGGCATTGAGCGGGTGAAGGTGTTAGAGTACACCTCCTCTGAGCCCTACTATCGGGCGCGCATCAAGGTGGTGCGCGAATCCTACCGACCGAGCACCAAGATCGAAGCGCTCATGCGCAACGTGCAGATTCAGTTCCAAAAGATCGTCAGCCTGGTTCCCCACCTGCCTGATGAGCTGCAGGTGGTGGCAATGAATCTCCAAGACCCCGGGCGGCTGGCGGACCTGGTGGCCTCCAACATCAACCTTAACCTGCAGGAAAAGCAGGAGATTTTGGAACACGCGGATGTGGAGAAGCGCTTAGAGCGGCTGACCGTCTTTCTCACCCGGGAGCTGGAAGTTCTGGAACTGGGCTCCAAGATCCAAAGCCAGGTGCAGAGCGAGCTGGGCAAGAACCAGCGGGAGTACTTCCTGCGGGAGCAGCTCAAGGCCATCCAGCAGGAGCTGGGCATCGGCGACGAGCGCTCAGCCGAGATAAACGAACTGCGCAAGGCCATTGAAGAGGCCAAGATGCCCGAGCAGGCCTACAAGGAGGCCATGCGCGAACTGGACCGCCTGGCAAAGATGCAACCCGGTGCGGCCGAGTATACCGTCTCGCGCACCTATATTGATTGGCTGGTCTCACTTCCCTGGTCTATTTCCACCGAAGACAACCTGGACATCGAGGCGGCGCGCAGGGTATTGGACGAGGACCACTACGATTTGGAAAAGGTCAAAGAGCGCATCCTGGAGTACTTGGCGGTGCGCAAGCTCAAGCCCGATTCCAAGGGGCCGATCCTCTGCTTCGTTGGCCCCCCAGGGGTGGGCAAGACCTCTTTGGGCCGCTCAATCGCCCGGGCGCTGGGCCGCAAATTCGTGCGCATGTCCTTGGGCGGGGTGCGGGACGAGGCGGAGATTCGCGGTCACCGTCGCACCTACATCGGCGCCCTGCCAGGACGGATCATCCAGGGCCTGAAGAATGCGCGCGCAAACAATCCGGTCTTTATGCTCGACGAAGTGGACAAGATCGGGGCAGACTTTCGGGGCGATCCCTCCTCTGCCCTGTTGGAGGTATTGGACCCAGAGCAAAACTTTTCCTTCTCCGACCACTACCTGGAGGTCCCATTTGACCTTTCCAAAGTGATGTTCATCACCACGGCCAACGTGCTTGACACGATTCCCCCTGCGCTGCGCGACCGCATGGAGGTTCTGGAGCTGCCAGGTTACATCGCCGAGGAGAAGCTGCAGATCGCCTTCAAGTATCTCATCCCCCGGCAGATCGAGGAGAACGGCCTCAAGCCCAAGCACATCACCTTCACCCGTGCGGCGGTGCGCAAGATCATCCAGGAGTACACGCGCGAGGCAGGCGTGCGCAACCTGGAGCGGGAAATTGCGTCCATCTGTCGCAAGGTAGCCAAAGATGTGGCGGCCCACGGCGACACGAAGCACATCGTCACGCCCGACAAGCTGCAGGACTACCTTGGCCCGGCCAAATACTTTTCGGAAGTCAAAGAGCGCACCAGCGAACCTGGGGTAGCTACTGGGCTTGCCTGGACCCCCGTGGGCGGCGACATCCTCTTTGTCGAGGCTACGAAGATGCGCGGCAGCAACAAGCTGACCCTGACCGGACAACTGGGCGAAGTGATGCGCGAATCAGCCCAAGCCGCGCTCTCCTACGTGCGCTCCAGAGCGGCCCAGCTGGGCATCCAGGAGGATGTTTTTGAGAAATACGACATCCATGTGCACGTGCCGGAAGGGGCAATTCCCAAGGATGGCCCGTCGGCAGGAGTGACCATCGCCACCTCGTTGGTGTCGCTATTGACCGATCGGCCCATCCGCAGCGATATCGCTATGACGGGTGAGATTACCTTGCGCGGCAAAGTGCTGCCCGTGGGAGGGATCAAAGAAAAGGTGCTTGCCGCCCGGCGTGCAGGCATCCGTCATGTCATTCTCCCCCGCAAAAACGAAAAAGACCTGGCAGAAATCCCTGAGGAACTGCGCAAGGAAATCACCTTCTATTTCGTGGACACCATGGACCAGGTGTTGGAATTGGCCCTGCGGAAGAACGGGCGCCTGCGCTCGCGCGGCTGA
- a CDS encoding UDPGP type 1 family protein, translating into MVRVNYEELKGRFLQAGQGHVFRFWDTLDPQRQEQLLAQAASIDLDLMEELWRRYILNPRARHFSGTLDPPDVIPLPRTPEQLTRAQEARVRGEEALRAGQVGIILVAGGQATRLGYPHPKGTLPIGPISGKSIFQFHAEKILALSRRYQQRLPWYIMTSESTHAATVEFFERHHHFGLPAQDVRFFPQQMLPAMDAQGKFFLEAPHRIFVSPDGHGGLLRALHTNDCLRDMQERGLRLLFYFQVDNVLIKICDPVFLGYHLVEQAEVSAKVLRRRDGLEKMGIAGKVDGRAAVIEYSDFPLAELTATQEDGSLRYWAGSIAIHVFNLDFLQRLQSSGFRLPYHVAEKKIPYLNEEGKRVYPSKENGYKFEQFIFDVLPQAERVVFMEVAREEEFSAVKNDNGLDSPATAKRDMMRLWARWLEAAGCNIRRTKDGDPVQPVEISPLRALEAGDLAASFPLPRVSEGPLLLEA; encoded by the coding sequence GTGGTGCGCGTCAACTATGAGGAGTTGAAAGGGCGTTTTCTTCAGGCGGGGCAGGGACACGTGTTTAGGTTCTGGGACACGCTTGACCCACAGAGGCAGGAACAACTCCTTGCCCAGGCGGCCAGCATCGACCTCGACCTGATGGAAGAGCTTTGGCGGCGGTACATACTGAACCCACGGGCCCGACACTTTTCCGGCACTCTGGACCCGCCCGACGTCATCCCTCTCCCACGGACACCGGAACAGCTGACCCGCGCGCAGGAAGCTCGTGTGCGCGGCGAGGAGGCGCTGCGGGCAGGACAGGTGGGCATAATTCTGGTTGCCGGAGGACAGGCCACGCGCCTTGGCTACCCTCACCCCAAGGGCACGTTGCCCATCGGCCCCATCTCCGGCAAAAGCATATTCCAGTTCCACGCGGAGAAAATCCTGGCTCTCAGCAGGCGCTACCAGCAACGCTTGCCCTGGTACATCATGACCAGCGAGAGCACCCACGCCGCCACCGTCGAGTTCTTCGAGCGGCACCATCACTTTGGGCTGCCTGCCCAAGACGTGCGCTTCTTTCCCCAACAGATGCTCCCTGCCATGGACGCCCAGGGCAAGTTCTTCCTGGAAGCCCCCCACCGCATCTTCGTCAGCCCTGACGGCCATGGCGGTCTCTTGCGCGCCCTTCATACCAACGACTGCCTGCGCGATATGCAGGAGCGAGGCCTTAGACTCCTTTTCTACTTCCAGGTGGACAATGTGCTTATCAAGATCTGCGACCCAGTCTTCCTGGGCTACCATCTGGTGGAACAAGCAGAGGTTTCCGCTAAGGTCCTCCGCCGCCGCGACGGCCTGGAGAAGATGGGCATAGCTGGAAAGGTTGATGGCCGCGCCGCAGTGATCGAGTACAGCGATTTCCCTCTTGCCGAGCTGACGGCAACGCAAGAAGATGGCAGCCTGCGCTATTGGGCAGGGAGCATCGCCATCCATGTGTTCAATTTGGACTTCTTGCAGCGCCTCCAGAGCTCAGGGTTCCGCCTCCCGTACCACGTGGCAGAGAAAAAGATACCTTACCTCAACGAGGAGGGGAAACGGGTATACCCCTCCAAAGAAAACGGGTACAAGTTTGAGCAATTCATCTTTGACGTGTTGCCCCAAGCAGAGCGTGTGGTGTTCATGGAGGTGGCAAGGGAGGAGGAATTTAGTGCGGTCAAGAACGACAATGGCCTTGATTCACCTGCCACTGCCAAGCGGGACATGATGCGCTTGTGGGCCCGGTGGTTAGAAGCAGCGGGATGCAACATCAGGCGAACTAAGGACGGTGACCCAGTCCAACCGGTGGAGATAAGCCCATTGCGGGCCCTGGAGGCAGGAGATCTGGCTGCCTCTTTTCCTCTTCCTCGTGTGTCCGAGGGCCCGCTGCTCTTGGAGGCCTGA